CGCAGCCCGTGCAGGACACGAAAGCACCGAGGTGAGAATCAATAACACCTGTGAGAAGATTCTCAATATTCTGAAAACCGAAGGATTCATCGAGGGCTTTGTCGTCTACAAAAGCGAGTCGACGCGTATGGCGAAAGTCGAGATGCGTTACCACCTGAGTCAGCCCGCTTTTTCTGCGATTGAGCGCGTGTCTAAACCAGGTCGCCGCATTTACCTGCCATGGAAAGAGATTCGCCCGACGCGAAACAACATGGGTTTGAGCATTTTTTCGACACCTAAAGGTGTGCTCTCTGAAAAAGAGGCAAAGTTTCAGCACGTTGGTGGAGAATTTCTCTGCCGCGTATATTGAGGTTATATGTCACGAATCGGAAACAAACCAATAGAACTGCCCGCCGGTGTGTCGCTGACAGCCGCCGACGGTTCTGTGACTGTGAAGGGCCCTAAGGGTTCGCTCGTGACGCCGTTTTTTCCGGGTTTGAAACTCGAAGTCTCGGGTACGACGGCCAAAGTAAGCCGTGAAAATGATGAAAAA
The sequence above is a segment of the Turneriella parva DSM 21527 genome. Coding sequences within it:
- the rpsH gene encoding 30S ribosomal protein S8, with amino-acid sequence MTSDLIADMLTRLRNAARAGHESTEVRINNTCEKILNILKTEGFIEGFVVYKSESTRMAKVEMRYHLSQPAFSAIERVSKPGRRIYLPWKEIRPTRNNMGLSIFSTPKGVLSEKEAKFQHVGGEFLCRVY